One Pullulanibacillus sp. KACC 23026 DNA segment encodes these proteins:
- the hflX gene encoding GTPase HflX yields MDDSLFQSTMEELAALTETAGGQVVATLTQKRERPDSATYLGQGKVLELGQACETTGVEMVIFNDDLSPSQQTNLQKELDVKVIDRTQLILDIFAQRARSREGQLQVELAQYEYLLPRLSGFGIALSRLGGGIGTRGPGETKLETDRRHIRRRILEIKKQIDTIVQHRERYRERRRRNRVFQVALVGYTNAGKSSLFSRLTDAETLAEDKLFATLDPLTRKLRLPSGFTALLSDTVGFIQHLPTTLVAAFRSTLEEVKEADLILHVVDASHPDHTQHEETVNRLLKELGVGHVPMLIIYNKKDKLSEPFQPPLYKDSLVISAFDASDLVKVSHTVEKKIIEQMDPYQTVVPASDGRLVTRLEHETVVQHREWEEQTESYLVEGFVWTESPLYETLTASASSHEERETNHDFDHPATT; encoded by the coding sequence ATGGATGATAGTCTTTTCCAAAGCACGATGGAAGAGCTCGCAGCCTTAACAGAAACAGCAGGTGGCCAAGTGGTGGCCACCCTCACTCAAAAAAGAGAGCGACCAGACTCAGCGACGTATCTAGGGCAAGGAAAGGTGCTAGAACTTGGCCAAGCCTGTGAAACGACAGGGGTTGAAATGGTCATCTTTAATGATGATTTAAGTCCGAGTCAGCAAACGAATCTGCAAAAAGAATTAGATGTCAAAGTGATCGACAGGACTCAATTGATCTTAGATATCTTTGCCCAGCGCGCCAGATCACGAGAAGGTCAGCTTCAGGTGGAGCTCGCTCAATATGAATATTTGCTCCCGCGTTTGAGCGGTTTTGGAATTGCCCTTTCCCGGCTTGGCGGAGGAATTGGAACAAGAGGGCCCGGGGAAACAAAGCTTGAAACGGATCGCCGTCACATTCGACGCCGCATATTAGAGATTAAGAAGCAAATTGATACCATTGTCCAGCACCGTGAACGCTATAGGGAACGACGCCGCCGAAACCGAGTTTTTCAAGTGGCATTGGTAGGGTATACGAATGCTGGGAAATCCTCGCTTTTCAGTCGTTTAACAGATGCTGAGACATTAGCAGAGGACAAGTTGTTTGCGACACTTGATCCACTAACACGTAAGCTTCGTCTTCCAAGCGGCTTTACCGCTTTATTAAGTGATACCGTTGGATTTATCCAGCACCTGCCGACAACACTAGTGGCTGCCTTTCGTTCCACTCTAGAAGAAGTAAAAGAAGCCGATTTGATTCTCCATGTCGTGGATGCCTCGCACCCGGATCATACCCAGCATGAAGAAACTGTAAACCGACTTCTGAAGGAACTTGGCGTAGGACATGTTCCAATGCTTATTATTTACAATAAAAAAGATAAGCTAAGTGAGCCGTTCCAGCCGCCGTTATACAAAGATTCTTTAGTTATTTCGGCTTTTGACGCCTCTGATTTAGTGAAAGTCAGTCATACCGTTGAAAAGAAAATTATTGAACAAATGGATCCTTACCAGACGGTTGTACCGGCAAGCGATGGACGACTTGTGACACGCTTAGAACATGAGACGGTTGTCCAGCACCGGGAGTGGGAGGAACAAACAGAATCTTATTTAGTAGAAGGGTTCGTCTGGACCGAGTCCCCTCTATATGAAACATTGACAGCATCAGCATCGTCACATGAGGAGAGAGAGACCAATCATGACTTTGACCACCCCGCAACAACTTGA
- the spoVK gene encoding stage V sporulation protein K, with protein MPESLTFKQKGQINIVLKQEEQKSPPPLKKPFEERVRHQSLQQLERELDRLVGLKDIKQTVHEIYAWLYVNRLRKEHNLAVKQQTLHMLFKGNPGTGKTTVARILGKLFADMNILSKGHLIEAERADLVGEYIGQTAQKTRELIKKAQGGILFVDEAYSLGRGGEKDFGKEAIDTLVKHMEDKKDDFILILAGYSDEMDDFLDLNPGLPSRFPIILTFPNYNELELLEIAEQMIEDREYLFTEEARKKLQRHFRHKVLEEAEMFSNGRYVRNLIEKMIRKQAVRLVKEGVPNREALLTIRSMDITIEEEPRQTDLFPLTRKREEGD; from the coding sequence GTGCCGGAAAGCTTAACCTTCAAACAGAAAGGTCAAATCAATATTGTATTGAAACAAGAAGAGCAAAAAAGCCCGCCTCCATTAAAAAAACCATTTGAAGAACGCGTAAGACATCAATCTTTACAACAGCTTGAACGTGAATTGGACCGCCTTGTCGGGCTTAAGGACATTAAACAAACGGTTCATGAAATTTATGCGTGGCTCTATGTTAACCGACTCCGCAAAGAACATAATTTGGCCGTTAAGCAGCAGACCTTGCACATGCTTTTTAAAGGAAATCCAGGGACAGGCAAGACAACGGTTGCCCGAATTCTTGGGAAGTTATTTGCAGACATGAATATCCTCTCAAAAGGCCATCTTATTGAAGCGGAACGTGCTGACTTGGTGGGAGAATATATCGGTCAAACCGCACAAAAGACACGCGAATTAATAAAGAAGGCGCAAGGCGGGATTTTATTTGTTGATGAGGCTTATTCGCTTGGGCGAGGTGGCGAAAAGGATTTCGGGAAAGAAGCGATCGATACACTAGTAAAACACATGGAGGATAAGAAAGATGATTTCATCCTCATTCTAGCGGGTTATTCAGATGAGATGGATGATTTTTTGGATCTGAATCCAGGCTTGCCTTCTCGCTTTCCCATTATCTTAACTTTTCCCAACTATAATGAGCTTGAATTGTTAGAGATTGCTGAACAAATGATAGAAGATAGGGAGTATCTCTTCACAGAAGAGGCGCGAAAGAAGCTCCAGCGTCATTTTCGTCATAAGGTATTGGAAGAGGCCGAAATGTTTAGCAATGGTCGCTATGTTCGGAATCTCATTGAGAAAATGATACGTAAGCAGGCGGTTCGACTGGTGAAGGAGGGAGTCCCTAATCGAGAGGCCTTATTGACGATCCGCTCGATGGACATTACTATTGAGGAAGAACCTCGCCAAACAGACCTGTTCCCATTAACTAGGAAACGAGAAGAGGGTGACTAA
- the hfq gene encoding RNA chaperone Hfq: protein MKQSVNIQDSFLNQLRKDNTFVTVFLLNGFQLKGLVKGFDNFTVLIESEGKQQLIFKHAISTFSPARPVQFHQEEE from the coding sequence ATGAAACAGTCAGTTAATATTCAAGATAGCTTTCTAAACCAGCTTCGTAAGGATAACACCTTTGTTACGGTTTTCTTATTAAACGGATTCCAATTAAAGGGCTTAGTTAAAGGATTTGATAATTTCACGGTTCTGATCGAGAGTGAAGGAAAACAACAGCTTATATTTAAGCATGCCATTTCAACCTTCTCGCCTGCCCGACCCGTTCAATTTCATCAAGAAGAAGAATAA
- the miaA gene encoding tRNA (adenosine(37)-N6)-dimethylallyltransferase MiaA, translating into MSQNKERCVVIVGPTAVGKTKLGIEIAKAFHGEVINGDAMQVYQGLDIGTAKVTEKEAEGIPHHLLDFLDPRESYTVARFQKEAREQIDSLYNKGILPVLVGGTGLYVKAVLYDYQFNEVKEDTAFREHLQKRAEVEGPDPLYRELLEVDPEAKDRIHPNNVQRVIRALEIYHKTGKPMSEHLPENEPALLFDPVIIGLTMERHLLYERINQRVDMMVQKGLIEEAKSLYDQGIRHTQSVQAIGYKELFGAFDGEYSIETAVELIKRNSRRFAKRQLTWFRHQMAIEWFDMTDVENSYKKINEILEFVAGKLKD; encoded by the coding sequence ATGTCTCAGAACAAAGAACGTTGCGTGGTAATCGTAGGACCAACGGCGGTTGGCAAAACCAAGCTTGGAATCGAAATTGCAAAAGCTTTTCATGGAGAAGTCATTAATGGCGATGCAATGCAGGTCTATCAAGGACTAGATATTGGGACAGCCAAAGTGACTGAAAAGGAGGCAGAAGGGATTCCTCATCATCTGCTTGACTTTCTTGATCCAAGGGAAAGCTATACGGTCGCGAGATTTCAGAAGGAAGCACGGGAACAAATTGACTCGCTTTATAACAAAGGGATACTTCCGGTTCTCGTAGGAGGGACAGGATTATATGTCAAGGCGGTCTTATATGATTATCAATTTAATGAGGTGAAAGAAGACACTGCTTTTCGTGAACATTTACAAAAACGAGCAGAAGTCGAAGGACCTGATCCGTTATATCGAGAGTTGCTGGAGGTGGATCCTGAAGCAAAGGACCGAATACATCCTAATAATGTGCAGCGCGTCATCCGCGCTTTAGAGATTTATCATAAAACAGGTAAACCGATGAGCGAGCATCTTCCTGAGAATGAGCCGGCCCTCCTTTTTGACCCCGTTATCATCGGTTTAACGATGGAGCGTCATCTTTTATATGAACGAATCAACCAAAGAGTGGACATGATGGTTCAAAAAGGGCTAATTGAAGAGGCAAAGTCCCTATATGATCAAGGGATTCGTCATACTCAGTCGGTTCAAGCGATCGGCTATAAGGAATTGTTTGGTGCCTTTGACGGTGAATACTCCATTGAGACAGCCGTTGAGTTAATAAAACGCAATTCCAGGCGCTTTGCTAAGCGTCAGTTGACATGGTTTCGACACCAAATGGCCATCGAATGGTTTGATATGACTGACGTTGAAAATTCTTATAAAAAAATAAATGAAATCCTTGAATTTGTAGCAGGAAAGTTAAAAGATTAG
- the mutL gene encoding DNA mismatch repair endonuclease MutL, giving the protein MGRIVRMDEALANKIAAGEVVERPASIVKELVENALDADATAITIEVKEGGLEKIKITDDGHGFLPEDCLLAFERHATSKIKSEKDLFHVRTLGFRGEALPSIASVSHFELRTSTGEGPGRHLVLVGGRVETDEPSHSRKGTEMTITQLFYNTPARLKYLKTINTELANITDVVNKLALAHPDIRFHLVHNEKTLLKTNGNGDLAQVLAAIYGVETAKQSLPLKASSLDFEVEGRLVKPMISRAGRQYVYLFINGRYIRHYSLFNAIMNGYHTLLPIGRFPIAVVHIKMDPTLVDVNVHPAKLEARISKEAELVELIQSAIKGVFHAQRLIPDVQKTKREREWTEQQAMDFRPVPGKTALDQVKERAVSPSFEANPERLTHQEPERQALTFQAQDQPSRSLEGPSQREILQEQDVEDMESMSDPIDLSDRDSFNPSQVIREDRPDQEFTSESGLDQNEPERKRMPKLFPIGQLHGTYILAQNEEGLFIIDQHAAQERIKYEFFREKVGETGHKNQELLFPLTFDFTASEASIIEENRQILSELGLNFEAFGHHSFIVRSHPNWFPKGRERETIESIVEELIDSQSVSIKKLREALAIMMSCKQSIKANRHLRMDEMESLLDQLIEAQDPFTCPHGRPVIIHFSTYEMEKLFKRVM; this is encoded by the coding sequence ATGGGAAGAATCGTGCGAATGGATGAAGCGTTGGCCAATAAAATCGCAGCGGGGGAAGTAGTTGAACGCCCGGCATCTATCGTGAAGGAATTGGTAGAGAATGCTTTAGACGCGGACGCGACGGCAATCACGATCGAGGTCAAAGAAGGCGGCCTTGAGAAAATAAAAATAACCGATGATGGCCATGGTTTTTTACCTGAGGATTGCCTTTTAGCATTTGAGCGGCATGCAACAAGCAAAATCAAGAGTGAAAAGGATCTTTTTCATGTGAGAACTTTAGGCTTTCGCGGAGAAGCCCTTCCAAGTATCGCTTCTGTTTCTCATTTTGAACTTCGCACCTCCACAGGAGAGGGGCCGGGTAGACATCTCGTTTTGGTGGGCGGACGTGTTGAAACGGATGAACCGTCTCATAGTCGTAAAGGAACGGAAATGACAATTACCCAGCTTTTTTATAACACACCTGCTCGGTTAAAATATCTAAAAACAATTAATACAGAACTTGCGAATATAACGGATGTTGTGAATAAATTAGCTCTTGCCCATCCCGACATCCGTTTTCATCTTGTTCATAATGAGAAGACCTTGCTGAAGACGAATGGGAATGGAGATTTGGCACAAGTGCTCGCTGCAATATATGGCGTTGAAACAGCCAAGCAATCCCTCCCCTTAAAAGCCTCCTCTCTTGATTTTGAAGTGGAGGGAAGGCTAGTGAAGCCGATGATTTCTCGGGCTGGGAGACAGTACGTCTATCTATTTATCAATGGCCGCTATATCCGTCATTACAGCTTATTTAATGCCATCATGAACGGCTATCATACCCTTCTTCCGATTGGCAGGTTTCCGATTGCCGTCGTTCATATTAAAATGGATCCCACGCTTGTTGATGTGAATGTCCACCCGGCAAAGCTTGAAGCTCGGATAAGTAAAGAGGCAGAATTAGTGGAACTGATTCAATCGGCAATTAAAGGCGTTTTTCATGCCCAAAGACTTATCCCTGATGTTCAGAAAACAAAACGAGAGCGTGAATGGACAGAGCAGCAAGCGATGGATTTTCGCCCGGTTCCCGGTAAAACAGCTCTTGACCAAGTGAAAGAAAGAGCGGTGAGCCCGTCATTTGAGGCAAACCCTGAGCGACTCACTCATCAGGAGCCAGAAAGACAAGCCCTGACCTTCCAAGCTCAAGATCAACCAAGCCGTTCTTTGGAGGGCCCTTCACAAAGAGAGATTTTACAGGAACAAGACGTGGAGGACATGGAGTCAATGAGTGACCCTATCGACCTATCAGATCGTGACTCTTTTAATCCTTCTCAAGTGATCAGAGAAGACAGGCCGGATCAAGAATTCACGTCAGAGTCGGGTCTCGACCAAAACGAACCAGAACGTAAACGTATGCCAAAACTTTTTCCGATCGGTCAATTGCATGGGACTTATATTCTTGCCCAAAATGAAGAAGGACTTTTTATTATAGATCAGCATGCGGCTCAAGAGCGCATCAAATATGAATTTTTTCGGGAAAAAGTAGGGGAGACCGGTCATAAGAACCAAGAACTGCTCTTTCCGTTAACCTTTGATTTTACGGCAAGTGAAGCATCTATTATTGAAGAAAATAGGCAGATTCTCTCAGAACTAGGTTTGAATTTCGAAGCTTTTGGCCATCATTCTTTTATAGTCCGTTCTCATCCAAATTGGTTTCCAAAAGGAAGGGAGCGAGAGACGATTGAGTCGATCGTGGAAGAATTGATCGACAGCCAATCCGTCTCCATTAAGAAGCTGAGAGAAGCCCTAGCGATCATGATGTCCTGCAAACAATCGATTAAGGCGAATCGGCATTTGAGAATGGATGAAATGGAATCCTTGCTTGATCAGCTGATTGAAGCGCAAGATCCGTTTACCTGCCCGCACGGAAGACCGGTCATTATTCATTTTTCAACATATGAAATGGAAAAGCTGTTTAAGAGGGTCATGTGA